The following DNA comes from Lates calcarifer isolate ASB-BC8 unplaced genomic scaffold, TLL_Latcal_v3 _unitig_3954_quiver_973, whole genome shotgun sequence.
GTTGCAGGTTTTTAAAAGTGCTGGGTGCATTAATATGTTGTACTGACCAATCAGCAATGTTCAGCTCAGCAAACCCAACCCCAAAAGTGTCTGGACCTTCAGAAAGTACTGCACTCCCAAGCAGGAGCTTTTTGGGGGGTAAAACTATCTCCCTGGAGCTTAATTAAAACCCTGGTTACTCTGGTGGAAACACAGGTAGGGGAGCTGATTTCCTTGAAAGGTTTCTGTTCCCCTGGGAAAGTCCCTGCAGTGGAAATGCAACTATTAATTCATCCTAACTACATATTTGAGTGACAGCTGCCATAGTGTGTGGTACAGCTCATGGCAAAATCAATGCAAATCCAGATAGCACTCAAACTGAACAACTTGCCATGGCAGGAGCAAGGATTCTGTGCTTACCCTGTCCTGAGTTTTGAAACTCAAAACTGAGCCCAGGTGctgaaaatatacatacagtgaACAGTCCTtcagatttgttttcatgtacaagtaagtggtttagataattGTAGCTCACTGTGGATTTACTTAGAATCTGTATGATGGTTTGACTGTCTGTGTTCTAACCAATTTCAACTGGAGTATTGTATAGAACTTGTTTGTAGTaatggtgtgtgcatgtggaaaCACAAATGACTTTTCCTGGTTCTGTATTAAAAATAACAAGTAGCAGCAAGTAATGCAGTGGTTGGAGCATTACTGTTTCTATTAAACTACACCTGAGGGTTAGGGTCTTATGCTCCCTTCAGTTACTGGCAATACataactaaaacaaaacagactggAGCAGGAGGCAAAGTTGCACTTTTAAAACCTACAGATGTACTGTACAGATAGCCAAAGTATAGAACCACATTTTAACAGTGACTAGTTGCAGCCTTGCGCAAAAATTAATTCAATACCCATACCACATAATGACAAAGCCAAATAGAATTTTAGAAATATTGGATGAAAggacaaactgaaatattacaTTGACTTAAGTATTAAGACCCTTTACTGTGACACCTGAAAATTTGCTCAGGTTGCCCTCATTTCTCTGGATGATCTTTCAATGTTTCTACACCGTGACTGGTCAgctgattggacatgatttagAGAGACATAACCCTGTCAATGTAAGGTCTAACAGCTCCCAAtgatatcagagcaaaaaccaagacATGAGGTCAAAGGAACTGTCTGCACAGCTCAGAGACTGGATTGTGTCGAGGCTCAGATCAGATAAAGGCTATTAAAATTCTGCTCTACTGAAAGTTCCTAAGAACACAGTGGCCTCTATAATTCTTAAACGGAAGAAGTTTGAAACAAtccaggactcttcctagagctgGCAGCCCAgccaaactgagcaatcagGGATGGCAACAGAGGTAACCAGGAACCTGATGCCTACTCTGGTTGAGCtacagagatcctgtgtggagatgggagaaAATTCCAGAAGGACAGTTCCGTCTTCCTCATGTCTTAGTTTTTGCTCTGAGATgcactgtcagctgtgagaccttatatagacaggtgtgtgtctttctaAATCATGTCCTATCAgctgaatttaccacaggtggactgcAGATGATTGAGAGAAATGAATTGAATTACAAGAGTCATAgtgaagggtctgaatacttctgtcAGGgtgatatttttcctttttaataaaggGATCCGAATACTTTCTGAACACACTGTATGTCAACAGGGTTTAGAGGACCTCAGAGATCTTTGAAAAACAGCTTGGGTTTGATAGCATATAATGATAACCATCTTTAAGACCAAAACATACTCTGTGTAAGGGCACAGACATAGATATTTACcaaaatatatcatatatatctGAAAATATATCACCTAAAATTGTTGGTGCCTggtcacaaaaaaaagaagcacagaTAACCTTATTTagccttgttttttcttttctttccctttttttgttattattttaatctCATTTAATTAAAGGCAGCCTTCTCTGTTCTCCAGCACCTGTAGAGGATAGTGCTACAGGTTGAGGTAATAAGGACTTGCCTCAGTTAAAACTGCAGTTATACAAACTTTCACACCTGAAGCTTGGTTCATTTGGTCTGGACAAAAGCAACCCTTTATCACTCACTTTCTAATGAATTCAACTGCTGAAGTACATAGAATATACAAGCACAGTACACTGCAACTTTTACTGCTTTTGACCAAGTGACTGATCAGGGAAAAGAACCTAATCCAGCGGTCTTGTCCTGGTTGTTTGGTGAGCACCAAAGTTTGACTGGCATCTTTTACACCAGCccaaaaaaaatacactgaacagCTCTAAGATCGTTTAAAACAAACCAGTGTGAAAGCACCCTCAGCAGAACAAATTTACCTTACCAAATTTGCAGTTATTCAGATCACATAAGACAAATTGACACCATGGACTTGGGGGCTTTCAGGGTCCCAGAGCAGTTGCCTGCTTTGCCCAGTTGGTAATTCAGCTGTACTCAAAGATCAGTGCCAGCAAACAGGTTTGCAACTGATGAAGGGTGTGAATTAGGGCTGGGTTATATGGCCTAAGTCTATGTGAAAGCTGTGCACATACCGACTTTGCTTCACAACCCAATCATGAAAATGCTGGTGTGACCAGGACCTTAGCATGACCCAAGTGTGAGCTTTAGCTTGAAGTGTCACTACGAGGCATGCTTTGATTTGTGCTCCTGTTTGGTTCTTCACAGCTGTCACAGCAGTCTCTATAAAGAGTTTATCATTTGCACTTGTGCACTTGCATAGAGTATGTTTCAGACATTAGGAACAGTGACCCCCTCGTAAGTTatatcaacaacaaaacaacaaactaccAGCAATGAAACACGCagaggtatatatatatatatatatatatgtcctGACACACTAAACAATGTCCAATTGAAGCAGAACAATTCTCTACAACAGAAAAGTGGAGTCTGAAATCTGATAGAGAAGAATAATGTCACTGTTAAAAACATACCATTAAAATCAACTATTTGTGATGTATATTGCATTCCTGCAACCATTTTATCCTAACAGTGTCTTTTTACTACCTCCACATGATACCAGCATCCCTGTGCTCCAGCTACAGCAGGGCTATCTCCCACAGAACAATCTTGACATCTCCATTAGCCTCTATAGACTAGAATGCGGTGCAGCCATAAGACATGTTGAGTTTGTGGTAAGGGTTCTGACTCTTATTGTCTTCACTGGAAAAACTACTTCTCCAACAACCCCTGCAGAAAGCAGAGCTCTGGGATTATTACAACAGGAGTGGTAACCAAACCCAGCCAGTACCCACGTTTTCTAGATCCAACTGAGGCTCGAAGCTATTTTTTCATTACTTTATTTCTTACTGCCTATTAGTGTGCCAAGCTAATGCAAAAATTGATATTTGAAAATAACCCATAATGTACCTAAACCCAAAActttacacaacaaaatgtCCCTAACCTGACCTGAAAGCTAGTACTTTGTCAAGACTAGTCAGGAAAAAAactcttattttcatagttttggccatcatACTACTAGTTATGAGGGGAAAGAATcacagtcagccaatcagacaaACCAACAGTTTGTCTGGATTATCTAAGCCACTTCATTTGAAGTGGAAAAATGGAAAGTGAGCCCACCTGAAATACTGATAATACTTTGAGCCCAACTGTTGGCCAATACCAAGATATTAAAGCCAATGGCTGAATGATGGcctaaaactacaaaaataaaacccaaattaaaataaaccaaaaatatcCCTTAAAAAGACGAGGCAGACTGAGTAGAAAGTGAGTACACCAAAATGGTACATTATGATGCTTTATCTCATTGATGAGATCTACCAGCATACAAGGATCTGAAGAGGAACTGTCCTTCAGTGTTGCGTATATCTACACTACAATCACATTTCAGGGTGGCAGCGTAGCCCAGCAATTACAGAAGCTGTCCTTGAGAGTGGACAGTCTTGAGTTCACTCACATCAACATGAATCACACCCATGCAAACTGGGTCATTCTGTGTAAGAGCTTCAGCTGATTCACTGAAACATGTCATGTAAATGTCTTGACAAAATGAGGGTTCATAGACCATAGAAAATGGCTACAGAGTTCCTCACCTCTCCATGGCAACATAGCTCACATGGCTGTTCGCGCTGTCGGTCCAAACTGGACCTGACCTGATCTCTAACTTGGCAAAAACACCCTCGACTgcttcaagtgtgtgtgtgtgtgtgggggggggatcaagagaggcagagggagctGGGAGAGGAAGTGAGGGTGCAGACTGGTGTGGGGAGGCCATAGTAGGAAGGGTCAGtgaagggaaagaggaagaggaggaagaggatgaccCCAAGCAGGTAGGAGGAGAGGACGGTGAGGCGTTGCGGGTGCTCCAGGGCTGTGCTGATGGCAGGGAAACCCATGTAGTTACAGAAGGAGTGGCAGAGGACTGGGCCCATCAGGTGACCTGCAACACACAGTAAGGAGGAAACATTAACACCATGTTGACCAATGTACAGGAGGTGTGTACACAGGCCTCTACAATAAAGCACATTGGAGTCAGCAGAGTTGCACTGAACTGGTGTGGTGTCATAATATTACTGTATATCACACAGTATTAGGCCCTATTCAGAAATAAGTGCCCTCAAAATGTTGTGCCCCTTGCTGCTTTctagcacacacactcactcacacacacacacacacacacacacacacacacacacacacacacacaccactctctAATTATAGTAGTATGGTTATGTGGTAATCCATAGGGTTtggtgtgaaaacaaaaaatgtgatagaaaATCCATAATTCTGTCTCTAAGTGTAAGATGTAAATGAAAGCTTCTCACCTGTTCTGATGAAGATAAAAGCAGTGTAGGCCCCAAACACTGCTGTGTAGGAGAACTGGAACACTGTTACAGACCAAAAGAAAAGGAAGTTCATCATCAGCTTCCTACTACTGTATGTCCCAGTCAGACCATGTGATACAGTCAGAGGAATGCATTGcacttttttttgacacaagatctcacctgcagagaggaagatCCCCGACAGCGTCCCCTGTCTGAACCGCAGCAGCTCAATCACGTGGTGGAAGTGAGCTGTAAGACAGGCGACAGCAGAAGTGACGCAGAAATGCACTGACATGAATCAACTGTGCATCAAACACGTGAGCAGCAGCTACTTTATCTGTTTCAAAATGTTGGGATTTACATTAACAATGTATCTGCTGCCATCCTCAACAAGTCCTCATGACTGCGACTCAGATTCTAAACTAAATTTAAGAACAaattcaaaaacagaaatgttcatCTGAGTGCTGTGAGGTGCAGTTTGACTCACAGTTGGTTCATTATGTGGAGGCACAGGATGCATCAGCTCCATGTTAGCATCACTTTTCTGATATCAGTATAGTAACCAAAGTATACTGTAAGTAATCAAACTTAGGGTCTGACAGTAGGGCCGTTACCATAACCATTACTATATCACTGCTGATTCAGCTTCATGAAAATATAACACAGCTAATCAGTTTGTCAacaaagctgttattttaaataattgtGGCTTGGAATGTAGGGGAAAATACAACCGAAGATCTAAAACTGAACAGCAGGTATTTGAAATTGGTTGATCGGTTTGATACCGATCCCATTCTGGATTCatataaacacaacatcatGAATACTTTTAAAGTGGACATCATGCTCTAGTGCTGTTCCCAGTTGGTCAGGTGCTTGTGGTTTGATGGTTCAGGCAGACTTTCCTGCACACATAGTGTAAGTTCTAATGACCCCTACCATACTCCTGTGCATGACAGTCATCTTTTACCTACAAACTTAGATGGCTTTGTTCATCATTAGGGATGTGAAAATATCAGatttccacacagtcagagaaagtgTAAGTGCTGCTTTTTCCTTCCTGCCAGGCTGCTGACAGCGCTGTCAGCCGGACACTAGAACTGAGAGTATCAGCAGCAAAGCAAAAAGAAATAAGTTGTGTTGCTTCGTGCTACCTGCTCTTTCTATCACCTTCtatttccatcacagttagtCTGGTGGttcaatcattttaaaacaagacttggttgtaaagtttacaggaTGCCACACTGTTGCTCCTACACTGCTGTGTACTTTAAGGCAgctagaaaaaaatataatgagTCGAGGGTTTCTTGATGGATGCATCAACACATCGACATTTAAAGGGCCGCCCTACCATGTAGATGAGTTCTGATTTTGTCAGCACTCACCCACTCCGAAGAAGAGAGGGCAGGTGAAGATGGCAATTGAAGGGCCAGCACAGGGCACCAACATGGGCAGCATGCAGGCCCTGAATACCAGCTCCTCTGTTAACGGTGCTACCACCTGATTTCTCAACCAGCGCAtgtcactgaaacacaacatcCAGAACCACGGGTctgcaggagaacagagagagagcaggagctTATTTCCTCTGTTGTAGAGACAGCACTTCATTTACACTTCactgaacaacacaaaaactgaactgtttCAATGTTGAAATGTGTCAAAGTGGTTTGAAAAGGCTCTCAATCCCTGATAccatggagaaaaagagggcaAAATCTATAGCATGTTAGCTGTCTCACCAAAGGCTACCCTGATCCCATCCATGAAGCTCCAGGGACAGTCCATGGCCAACTGCATGAGGGGACCCAGAAACAGGACCTGTAGCGCACACAGGTTCAAACTTTTAGAGTTGGAGGACTTGGGATGTAATCAGTTATTTGTGACATACAATAGCCCAACTATTAGTGTTTTCAACTATTAGTGTGTAGTCATATCTGCCATACATGCAAAGTTATCATAAAGGAAGCAAATATTTATCAAATAGTAACTGTTGTCAAATAAACTCACaatgattttacagtttttcaaaAGGTTTTTCAAAACCCCTGGAACCCAACAGACAAAAGAATACAGCTGCATTGAAAACATGGTTTCATATGAACATAGTAACACATATGCAGACATCTTGGGATCAATTCTAATGTCTCTCCATTAATTAATAAAGGTTGGAGCTAACCACTGCGTTTTTATAAAGTGACCTGCATCAGCTATACAGGGCTCATAGGGAGAGaagtgagaaaaagatgaggtGAAAGGGGGAAGTTCGTTTGGCTGCTGGCTCCTTCAGCTTCATTTTAATGGTGCCAATTTGCCCAAATGTCACCAAATACAAGTCAACTTGTGGCCCACAGCTCAACTCACTGACTTCATACAAACATTATACTTCCTGTTATCAAAGCATCATGCCAACTGTAGTTCCAAAACTTGGAACATGATTCTCCCCCAAATAGAAGACAAAGAttataatgtatgtgtgttcatatCTGAGTTATAACTCAGAGATGCAGTATGATTTTGGACACAGATTGGATAGTACCATAATTGTCCACATGAGCTGTGTCCCaacatccactgctgctgtagctgccaACCATGTGAATAAGCAGGTCAAATCAGCCTGCAGGTTGTTTGTAGAACACCTACATGAACTTGTCCCTCTGACTTCACACAGTCATCGCCAAGACATCATCACCATGACAGAGATGGTTCATCAACGTTGTGTAGGATGTGTTTCTTACCATTGTGAGCACCAGAGGAAATATGATGGCGGGAATAAGGCCCTCAAACCGGATGCCCATAAGAGCCAGTAATGACGGACCAGtctgacacacaaaaacacacacagtaagtaaAAAAAGCCAGGTTCTGTCTGATGATACAACAGCCAATGTGTCATAGTGCAACGTGACACAACAGAACATATGTAATAACAAGTTTAATCCTCAGGTATTAATGCTGAATGTACAGACAGTAATCAGCAGCCTCTGAGACATGGACTCACCCTGACACTGGTGAATTCTCTCCATGTCCACACAAAGAGAGGTGACAGTCCCGACACGATCAGGACACTGGTGAAGCGTCTTTTTATCACAGTAGGGTGATCCCTGAGAATAGACCAGCACACACAATCATCACCACCACAGAAAACAGGAGACACAAGAGCTGAAACAGCTGATCTGCAACACCTTATAGCAGTCAAGAAGGTTACCAAGCCTGACATTATATGTGTCAGGATGTGCTGGATATTGGACCaaactccattaaaaaaaattataggGTGTCTGGCTTCTCATGTATCCCATGGAGCATTCTCAGTCAGGGTATTCTTACTTTGGTATAGTTGTTTCCAATCCATCCACACAGTGCCTAAAGGACCCATGTGTAGGATTTTGTCACTATTGTCTTGCAGTGAGAGCGCAGATTGCAACCAGTCTACAGTGGccgtcaggtgacaaaatggggtcaactacatactgtatataaaaatgggatttttttctttggcttttggattattgcagaaaataacatCTGTGACAAGCAAATGCTTATGACACTTTTTGTTCCACAAAATAATCTCACAAATGGACACAGCTGTTATGAGTTAAAATACAACTATCAGAAGTAAAAATGCATCACCCCTGCAGCACTATATAGCTGACATGTAACAAGCTGTAACAGGCTGCGGcatcaatgtaaaaatgcaaaagatATCTTACAGAGtcactgtttggttcagtttgtctaTTCTGTTAGCCTGGGCTATTACAGAAACATGTCAATCCAACATGGTACACACCATGTAAGAGAACCTCTCGCCTATAtagatataaatggctcatttaaacaaatgaaaatatgattaTTAGTTTAAGGAGATTTTgcacaaataaaaatctatttatcaTATTCTATTTCTGCCAATAGATCACTGCAAATATCACACAGTGGTCCTTTAAATTCTGACTGGACCTGTAACTTCTTGGAATCTTTGCTGGCTGCCAAGCAACTGCCACCAGCTAAGAAATATTCCAGTCCATAAGCCGCTGTAAAACAACAggttgtcatttttacactttagtTTCTGtaaagattaaacaaataagaccAAGAATGTTTCTTAGGCAGATTAAGAGGTGTTGGTTGGTGGATTTTATGACGGCCAGGCTAACTGTTGTCCCCTGTTCCCAGTCTTTGTCttaaactaagctaaccagctgctggtggcGTCATGTTTGTGCTCTGTGTCAGGTTACACATGTCAGTCCGGACTGGGTTGCAGCTCCAGTTCACTAGTCTGAGGCGGTTCACTGCTGGCCACAGAGCGGCGCTAATGTTGTCTGTCTCATGCAGTATGAGGACAACATGCTCGGAGAGAAGCTGTGTATCGTGTATGACTTCCGTATGATGTATAATATTTGTGACTTTACATAGAAGCACGTTGAATCCTGTGCCAAATATATGGATAAGAAACTAAATCATGTCAGAATGCACATAACTGAATCACATAACGTTAGCAAAGTGCAGTAAAGCCATAGTATGTCTAACAAAGAGCTATCTTCGGCTCACCTCGGCAGGTCACTCCTCCACACGTACAAACTGCCGACATAAGAACAAGCGAGCAACAGACAGGACAGCACTGACACCCAGCATAAACCCTCTGGAGCTACGAAGTCGCTATTGCCGTTTATTATCCCCTGTGTCAGAAGGTTTGGTGataaatcctcctcctctgacatgACGACTACCTTTTGAAACAAAACCAAAGTACTACTGGGCACCGGGACGGCCGCTGGACCATCTAACCAGATAAAACACCCGCCAACATGAGCCAGGAAGTTGTCAATAATCTTCTATCCGAAAGCAGGCTAACCGGCTAACGAGGCTAGCTGGGGTTCTAACTGCTGTGGCGCTGTATTTCTACGTCATGAAATGTTTCttactctcttcctcttcttcctcctctagCGGCGGGCGCCTCTACTACTGATGAATCCCTGCCTCTACTAGTCGTGTCC
Coding sequences within:
- the LOC108895254 gene encoding CAAX prenyl protease 2, translated to MSEEEDLSPNLLTQGIINGNSDFVAPEGLCWVSVLSCLLLACSYVGSLYVWRSDLPRDHPTVIKRRFTSVLIVSGLSPLFVWTWREFTSVRTGPSLLALMGIRFEGLIPAIIFPLVLTMVLFLGPLMQLAMDCPWSFMDGIRVAFDPWFWMLCFSDMRWLRNQVVAPLTEELVFRACMLPMLVPCAGPSIAIFTCPLFFGVAHFHHVIELLRFRQGTLSGIFLSAVFQFSYTAVFGAYTAFIFIRTGHLMGPVLCHSFCNYMGFPAISTALEHPQRLTVLSSYLLGVILFLLFLFPFTDPSYYGLPTPVCTLTSSPSSLCLS